In Salmo salar chromosome ssa15, Ssal_v3.1, whole genome shotgun sequence, one genomic interval encodes:
- the LOC106572013 gene encoding uncharacterized protein isoform X2, with amino-acid sequence MLGYDSEDSISNIEIKEYEYVPGTESDSESSLEDFTALKNKCTTKARSAPKDGQLDKDVLGYDSEDSISSIEITEYEYVPEYEYVPGTESDSESSLEDFTALKDKCPTKARLEPKDGQLDKDRFGYNSEDSISSTEITRDEYVSRTESDSESSLEHCTVLKNKGPTKARSAPKDGPKKTYKRHRNTESDTSVQESTSSLEVMHVTKTKDGSRRYTKKHYCLFCEKPQSKIARHLEMIHKSEAEVAKALSFPKNSKDRKLQLTILRKRGDRAHNMQVIREGKGVIVPCKQTSSPNGNPKDFLHCANCQGLFKRKFLWKHMKRCPLSGVRLKPGKTRVQAICAHAQPVPDGISKGLWKLVNDMTQDEVVDVIKSDKCIIQFGEQHYNIMGHRRANHELIRQKMRELGRLVLKGKQVSPLTRLEEYIDPANFLHTISAVKAVCGFDSDKNTLKTPSLALKLGHNLQKVADIVSCEARVSGNKKKAQKVEDFKHIYKTCWREHISCHAHKIFEENKFNAPLILTFAEDVKKLHIHLQEKQKTCYSQLSKEPNRKTWAQLAKVTLSQMTVFNRKRLGEASLMTVASFASRDKAALHDDYGNSLSDVERALCQHFSRIEIRGKRSRNVAVLLSPTMIKSMELLAEKREHCGVLKENIYMFAIPGCPTSFRGSDCLRLFAKKCGAKCPESLSSTKLRKLITMMSTVLNLNDTDIDLLANFLGHDLQIDNKYYRLPEGTLQLTKITKVLMAMEQGRLNEFKGKGLDQIHISPEECVELDEESDTDLTEETPGRSCEPQERTREVMAGRSGSKKRKWSEEEKGTVKETYIKFMDSGATPGNADSCIYQGSATSPQRAGLAGSEVLCQEQNYSTCERDYQ; translated from the exons ATGCTTGGATATGATTCTGAAGATTCAATCagcaacatagaaataaaagaaTATGAATATGTGCCAGGAACAGAAAGTGACAGTGAGAGCAGCTTAGAGGACTTTACTGCATTGAAGAACAAATGCACCACTAAAGCAAGATCTGCACCTAAAGATGGCCAACTTGACAAAGACGTGCTTGGATATGATTCTGAAGACTCAATCAGCAGCATAGAAATAACAGAATATGAATATGTGCCAGAATATGAATATGTGCCAGGAACAGAAAGTGACAGTGAGAGCAGCTTAGAGGACTTTACTGCATTGAAGGACAAATGCCCTACTAAAGCAAGATTGGAACCTAAAGATGGCCAACTTGACAAAGACAGGTTTGGATATAATTCTGAAGACTCAATCAGCAGCACAGAAATAACACGAGATGAATATGTGTCAAGAACAGAAAGTGACAGTGAGAGCAGCTTGGAGCACTGCACTGTATTGAAGAACAAAGGCCCCACCAAAGCAAGATCTGCTCCTAAAGATGGTCCAAAAAAGACTTATAAGCGACATAGAAATACAGAATCTGACACCTCTGTGCAAGAATCCACAAGTTCACTTGAAGTCATGCACGTTACAAAGACTAAAGATGGATCAAGAAGATACACCAAAAAACATTACTGTCTCTTTTGTGAGAAACCACAATCAAAAATTGCCCGGCATCTGGAAATGATTCATAAAAGTGAGGCTGAAGTTGCAAAGGCCCTTTCTTTCCCAAAGAACTCCAAGGACAGAAAGCTCCAACTGACTATACTGAGAAAACGAGGGGACAGAGCACACAACATGCAAGTCATAAGAGAAGGCAAAGGTGTTATAGTTCCTTGTAAACAAACCAGTTCCCCAAATGGAAATCCAAAAGACTTCTTGCACTGTGCAAACTGCCAAGGACTCTTTAAAAGAAAATTCCTATGGAAACACATGAAAAGATGCCCACTGAGTGGTGTACGTCTGAAACCTGGTAAAACACGAGTGCAGGCTATTTGTGCCCATGCACAACCTGTGCCAGATGGGATAAGCAAGGGACTGTGGAAACTCGTCAATGATATGACACAAGATGAGGTGGTAGATGTCATAAAGAGTGACAAATGTATCATCCAGTTCGGGGAGCAACATTACAACATCATGGGACACAGACGTGCCAATCATGAATTGATACGGCAGAAAATGCGCGAGCTAGGGAGACTGGTTTTGAAAGGGAAGCAGGTGTCACCTCTCACGAGATTGGAGGAATACATTGATCCAGCCAACTTCCTCCACACAATCAGTGCAGTGAAAGCTGTTTGTGGCTTTGACAGTGATAAGAATACACTAAAGACACCTTCACTAGCCTTAAAACTTGGCCATAACCTTCAGAAGGTTGCAGACATAGTTAGTTGTGAGGCTAGGGTCTCCGGTAACAAGAAAAAGGCTCAGAAGGTAGAGGACTTCAAACATATCTATAAGACATGCTGGAGAGAGCACATCTCGTGTCATGCTCACAAAATATTTGAAGAAAATAAGTTCAATGCTCCACTGATCTTGACATTTGCTGAAGATGTCAAGAAACTGCATATCCACCTTCAAGAAAAACAGAAAACCTGCTACAGCCAACTTTCCAAAGAACCTAACAGGAAGACGTGGGCACAGCTGGCTAAAGTCACTCTGTCACAAATGACGGTCTTTAACCGAAAAAGACTGGGGGAAGCCTCCCTGATGACAGTGGCCTCATTCGCTTCTCGAGACAAAGCTGCTTTACATGACGATTATGGGAACTCCCTCTCAGATGTTGAACGGGCGCTATGCCAACATTTTAGTCGCATAGAAATACGTGGAAAGCGATCAAGAAACGTTGCAGTGCTTCTATCCCCTACAATGATCAAATCAATGGAGCTGCTCGCAGAGAAGCGTGAACATTGCGGCGTTCTGAAGGAGAACATCTATATGTTCGCCATTCCAGGCTGTCCAACATCATTCAGAGGATCAGACTGCCTGCGTCTCTTTGCCAAGAAGTGTGGGGCTAAATGTCCAGAATCCCTCTCGTCCACCAAATTGCGTAAACTCATCACCATGATGTCTACTGTACTCAACTTAAATGACACCGACATAGACCTGCTAGCCAATTTCCTGGGACATGATCTACAGATAGACAATAAATATTACAGGTTACCTGAGGGAACACTTCAGCTGACAAAAATCACCAAAGTCCTCATGGCGATGGAGCAGGGAAGGCTAAACGAATTCAAGGGGAAAGGTCTTGACCAGATCCACATCAGTCCAGAGG AGTGTGTTGAGCTGGATGAAGAGAGTGATACAGACTTGACTGAAGAAACTCCTGGAAGGTCATGTGAGCCACAAG AGAGGACACGGGAGGTCATGGCAGGAAGATCAG GATCTAAGAAGAGGaagtggagtgaggaggagaaagGGACAGTGAAAGAAACATATATTAAATTCATGGACTCTGGAGCTACTCCAGGGAATGCAGACTCGTGCATCTATCAAGGCAGTGCAACAAGCCCTCAGAGAGCGGGACTGGCGGGCAGTGAagtattatgtcaagaacagaatTACAGCACATGTGAGCGGGACTACCAATAA
- the LOC106572013 gene encoding uncharacterized protein isoform X1, whose translation MDNTSSSTREVESVFLNKHMLGYDSEDSISNIEIKEYEYVPGTESDSESSLEDFTALKNKCTTKARSAPKDGQLDKDVLGYDSEDSISSIEITEYEYVPEYEYVPGTESDSESSLEDFTALKDKCPTKARLEPKDGQLDKDRFGYNSEDSISSTEITRDEYVSRTESDSESSLEHCTVLKNKGPTKARSAPKDGPKKTYKRHRNTESDTSVQESTSSLEVMHVTKTKDGSRRYTKKHYCLFCEKPQSKIARHLEMIHKSEAEVAKALSFPKNSKDRKLQLTILRKRGDRAHNMQVIREGKGVIVPCKQTSSPNGNPKDFLHCANCQGLFKRKFLWKHMKRCPLSGVRLKPGKTRVQAICAHAQPVPDGISKGLWKLVNDMTQDEVVDVIKSDKCIIQFGEQHYNIMGHRRANHELIRQKMRELGRLVLKGKQVSPLTRLEEYIDPANFLHTISAVKAVCGFDSDKNTLKTPSLALKLGHNLQKVADIVSCEARVSGNKKKAQKVEDFKHIYKTCWREHISCHAHKIFEENKFNAPLILTFAEDVKKLHIHLQEKQKTCYSQLSKEPNRKTWAQLAKVTLSQMTVFNRKRLGEASLMTVASFASRDKAALHDDYGNSLSDVERALCQHFSRIEIRGKRSRNVAVLLSPTMIKSMELLAEKREHCGVLKENIYMFAIPGCPTSFRGSDCLRLFAKKCGAKCPESLSSTKLRKLITMMSTVLNLNDTDIDLLANFLGHDLQIDNKYYRLPEGTLQLTKITKVLMAMEQGRLNEFKGKGLDQIHISPEECVELDEESDTDLTEETPGRSCEPQERTREVMAGRSGSKKRKWSEEEKGTVKETYIKFMDSGATPGNADSCIYQGSATSPQRAGLAGSEVLCQEQNYSTCERDYQ comes from the exons CTCAACAAACACATGCTTGGATATGATTCTGAAGATTCAATCagcaacatagaaataaaagaaTATGAATATGTGCCAGGAACAGAAAGTGACAGTGAGAGCAGCTTAGAGGACTTTACTGCATTGAAGAACAAATGCACCACTAAAGCAAGATCTGCACCTAAAGATGGCCAACTTGACAAAGACGTGCTTGGATATGATTCTGAAGACTCAATCAGCAGCATAGAAATAACAGAATATGAATATGTGCCAGAATATGAATATGTGCCAGGAACAGAAAGTGACAGTGAGAGCAGCTTAGAGGACTTTACTGCATTGAAGGACAAATGCCCTACTAAAGCAAGATTGGAACCTAAAGATGGCCAACTTGACAAAGACAGGTTTGGATATAATTCTGAAGACTCAATCAGCAGCACAGAAATAACACGAGATGAATATGTGTCAAGAACAGAAAGTGACAGTGAGAGCAGCTTGGAGCACTGCACTGTATTGAAGAACAAAGGCCCCACCAAAGCAAGATCTGCTCCTAAAGATGGTCCAAAAAAGACTTATAAGCGACATAGAAATACAGAATCTGACACCTCTGTGCAAGAATCCACAAGTTCACTTGAAGTCATGCACGTTACAAAGACTAAAGATGGATCAAGAAGATACACCAAAAAACATTACTGTCTCTTTTGTGAGAAACCACAATCAAAAATTGCCCGGCATCTGGAAATGATTCATAAAAGTGAGGCTGAAGTTGCAAAGGCCCTTTCTTTCCCAAAGAACTCCAAGGACAGAAAGCTCCAACTGACTATACTGAGAAAACGAGGGGACAGAGCACACAACATGCAAGTCATAAGAGAAGGCAAAGGTGTTATAGTTCCTTGTAAACAAACCAGTTCCCCAAATGGAAATCCAAAAGACTTCTTGCACTGTGCAAACTGCCAAGGACTCTTTAAAAGAAAATTCCTATGGAAACACATGAAAAGATGCCCACTGAGTGGTGTACGTCTGAAACCTGGTAAAACACGAGTGCAGGCTATTTGTGCCCATGCACAACCTGTGCCAGATGGGATAAGCAAGGGACTGTGGAAACTCGTCAATGATATGACACAAGATGAGGTGGTAGATGTCATAAAGAGTGACAAATGTATCATCCAGTTCGGGGAGCAACATTACAACATCATGGGACACAGACGTGCCAATCATGAATTGATACGGCAGAAAATGCGCGAGCTAGGGAGACTGGTTTTGAAAGGGAAGCAGGTGTCACCTCTCACGAGATTGGAGGAATACATTGATCCAGCCAACTTCCTCCACACAATCAGTGCAGTGAAAGCTGTTTGTGGCTTTGACAGTGATAAGAATACACTAAAGACACCTTCACTAGCCTTAAAACTTGGCCATAACCTTCAGAAGGTTGCAGACATAGTTAGTTGTGAGGCTAGGGTCTCCGGTAACAAGAAAAAGGCTCAGAAGGTAGAGGACTTCAAACATATCTATAAGACATGCTGGAGAGAGCACATCTCGTGTCATGCTCACAAAATATTTGAAGAAAATAAGTTCAATGCTCCACTGATCTTGACATTTGCTGAAGATGTCAAGAAACTGCATATCCACCTTCAAGAAAAACAGAAAACCTGCTACAGCCAACTTTCCAAAGAACCTAACAGGAAGACGTGGGCACAGCTGGCTAAAGTCACTCTGTCACAAATGACGGTCTTTAACCGAAAAAGACTGGGGGAAGCCTCCCTGATGACAGTGGCCTCATTCGCTTCTCGAGACAAAGCTGCTTTACATGACGATTATGGGAACTCCCTCTCAGATGTTGAACGGGCGCTATGCCAACATTTTAGTCGCATAGAAATACGTGGAAAGCGATCAAGAAACGTTGCAGTGCTTCTATCCCCTACAATGATCAAATCAATGGAGCTGCTCGCAGAGAAGCGTGAACATTGCGGCGTTCTGAAGGAGAACATCTATATGTTCGCCATTCCAGGCTGTCCAACATCATTCAGAGGATCAGACTGCCTGCGTCTCTTTGCCAAGAAGTGTGGGGCTAAATGTCCAGAATCCCTCTCGTCCACCAAATTGCGTAAACTCATCACCATGATGTCTACTGTACTCAACTTAAATGACACCGACATAGACCTGCTAGCCAATTTCCTGGGACATGATCTACAGATAGACAATAAATATTACAGGTTACCTGAGGGAACACTTCAGCTGACAAAAATCACCAAAGTCCTCATGGCGATGGAGCAGGGAAGGCTAAACGAATTCAAGGGGAAAGGTCTTGACCAGATCCACATCAGTCCAGAGG AGTGTGTTGAGCTGGATGAAGAGAGTGATACAGACTTGACTGAAGAAACTCCTGGAAGGTCATGTGAGCCACAAG AGAGGACACGGGAGGTCATGGCAGGAAGATCAG GATCTAAGAAGAGGaagtggagtgaggaggagaaagGGACAGTGAAAGAAACATATATTAAATTCATGGACTCTGGAGCTACTCCAGGGAATGCAGACTCGTGCATCTATCAAGGCAGTGCAACAAGCCCTCAGAGAGCGGGACTGGCGGGCAGTGAagtattatgtcaagaacagaatTACAGCACATGTGAGCGGGACTACCAATAA